One genomic window of Prochlorococcus marinus str. NATL2A includes the following:
- the arfB gene encoding alternative ribosome rescue aminoacyl-tRNA hydrolase ArfB, which produces MNLRINSNLEIPGNEIKWRFSRSSGAGGQNVNKADSRAEIVFNVSESKTLTPYQKFRISIQDEVKLSNGCICIAVQDKRTQYQNRQLAINRLTSTLRDLLKPPPKTRRETIPTRSSQRRRIESKKKRGELKRNRQSNIDY; this is translated from the coding sequence ATGAATCTTAGGATTAATTCTAATCTTGAAATACCAGGTAATGAAATAAAGTGGAGATTCTCTAGATCATCAGGAGCTGGTGGACAGAACGTAAATAAGGCAGACAGTCGAGCTGAAATTGTATTTAACGTATCTGAATCAAAAACTTTAACTCCATACCAGAAATTTAGAATCTCAATTCAGGATGAAGTCAAGCTTTCTAATGGTTGTATTTGTATAGCTGTTCAAGATAAAAGAACACAATATCAAAATAGACAATTAGCTATAAATAGACTTACTTCAACCTTACGAGATCTTTTAAAGCCACCTCCAAAGACAAGAAGGGAGACAATACCTACTCGCTCATCACAGAGGAGGAGAATTGAGTCAAAGAAGAAAAGAGGTGAATTAAAAAGGAATAGGCAATCAAATATTGATTATTAA
- a CDS encoding high light inducible protein: MQPSNKTILERSIGRPAMMAFVLLTGIYLTTGQLIPGVV, encoded by the coding sequence ATGCAACCATCTAACAAAACAATCCTAGAAAGAAGCATCGGCAGACCAGCCATGATGGCATTCGTTCTTCTAACAGGTATCTACCTAACAACCGGTCAACTTATCCCAGGTGTTGTTTAA
- a CDS encoding chlorophyll a/b-binding protein: protein MNKETNYWKTAEQMNGRLAMMGFFAAVINYGITGWIIPGIV, encoded by the coding sequence ATGAACAAAGAAACTAACTACTGGAAAACAGCAGAGCAAATGAACGGTCGTCTAGCGATGATGGGCTTCTTTGCAGCAGTCATTAATTACGGAATTACAGGCTGGATCATCCCAGGAATTGTATAG
- a CDS encoding high light inducible protein: MKNQTTETPRVEEGKVIAERLNGYAAFVGCWALIGAYLTTGQIIPGVV; this comes from the coding sequence ATGAAAAACCAAACGACTGAAACTCCAAGAGTAGAAGAAGGCAAAGTCATTGCAGAAAGACTCAATGGCTACGCAGCTTTTGTTGGATGCTGGGCACTCATCGGTGCATATCTAACAACAGGTCAAATTATCCCAGGTGTTGTGTAA
- a CDS encoding high light inducible protein, which translates to MTTSSNAASSQVITEYGKQNIFGRETQPQLVEDYTSYPEEAEKTNGRWAMIGMVSLLVSYFTTGQIIPGIF; encoded by the coding sequence ATGACAACTTCTTCCAACGCAGCTTCTTCTCAGGTAATCACTGAGTACGGCAAGCAAAACATCTTTGGCCGTGAAACACAGCCACAGCTTGTAGAGGACTACACCAGCTATCCAGAAGAAGCTGAGAAGACAAATGGCCGTTGGGCAATGATCGGGATGGTCAGCCTTTTGGTTTCATACTTCACAACAGGTCAAATCATTCCTGGAATTTTCTAA